The Vibrio penaeicida sequence ATAAAAGAAGCCGCAACGAAATCGACACCTTGCTCACAACCAAACTTAAGATCGGCTTTGTCTTTTTCAGATAGAGCAGGAAGTTTCACAGAAACGCCAGGAAGGTTAACACCTTTGTTTTCACCTAGTGCACCGTTGTTAAGCACTTTACACTTAACTTCAGTTTCAGTAGTTGCGATAACTTCCATTTCGATTAGACCGTCGTCTACAAGAATAGTGTTACCAGCTGTCAGGTCATTAGCGAAACCTGCGTAAGTTACTGCAACTTTATCTTTGTTGCCAACAACTGTTGCGTCTGTAGTGAAAGTGAATTCTTGACCAGCTACTAGATCAACGTCGTCGCCGTTCTCTAGTTTGATAGTACGAATTTCTGGACCTTTAGTATCGAGAAGAATCGCTAGCTGGTTACCAGTGTCTTTCATTACTTGACGGAAGTTAGCAATGCGGTTGCCGTGTTCTTCGAAGTCACCGTGAGAGAAATTCAGGCGCATTACATTCATGCCTGCATCAACGAGCTCGCGTAGCTTCTCTACTGGTTCAGTTTTAGGGCCAATCGTACAAACGATTTTGGTCTTTTTCATGGAAAATACTCTCCGGTACGTATAGTTGCAATTTTAATTTGGGTGAACCAAAGGAAACGCTCATAAGAAAGAAAATGACAACATTTTCGTAAGTCGTGACTTTCTGTAACTTTAGACGTCAACGCCCTCTGGTATCGCAAAATCTTTCAACAAGTTTAGTGTGTATCAGCCTAAACGATATTGATGTAAGTAAATTTTTGCCTATTTAAATCAGCCTAACTGAAATTGATTGCAAAAAAATAACGTGAATTTCTGTAATTTTTTTTCTTTTAGGGTGCGGATTCTACCACCGAATTTCGTAATTATCACGGGTCTGGGTTGTCTTAGAACAAGGTTTTGACGCAAATTGATTTATTTTTTGCTGTAAAAAAAATAGACAACTATGTTTCAAATCGACTATATTTCTTTCAAAGTGAAACTTTAACTATCGATTCGAAATGTCAAAGCGAAATACACAACTAAGAAGACACGCAATTTCCAAGCTTGTAGAAGAGTGTGGTGAGGTGAGTGTTGAAGAGCTATCTCATCAATTTGAAACCTCTGAAGTCACTATAAGAAAGGACTTGGCAACATTAGAGCAGAGCGGTCTATTACTTCGCCGATATGGTGGCGCGATCGCACTGCCAAAAGAAACGGTTCATGATGACTTTCAAAGTAAAGTTTCAGTTCGTAAGGTGAAATTGGCGCAAGCTGCCGCTAAGTTAATAAGAGATCACAATCGAATTGTTATCGATAGTGGGAGTACAACGGGGGCGTTAATTCAGCAATTAAATGAGAAAAAAGGGCTGGTTGTCATGACCAATTCACTTAATGTTGCGAATTCTCTTAATGAGCTGGAAAGTGAACCTACTTTATTGATGACTGGAGGGACTTGGGATACGCATTCTGAATCGTTTCAGGGGCAGGTCGCTGAATCTGTTTTACGCGCATATGACTTCGATCAGCTATTTATCGGTGCTGACGGCATTGATTTAGATCGAGGGACGACCAGTTTTAATGAATTACTGGGGCTGAGTAAAGTCATGGCTGATGTGTCTCGAGAAGTCATTGTGATGGTTGAATCTGAGAAGATTGGACGAAAAATACCGAATCTTGAGCTACCTTGGAAAGAGATAGATGTGCTTGTAACAGACGATCAGGTTAAGGCTGAGTCTGTTGCGATCATTGAATCTCATAACGTTAAAGTTATTCAAGTTAGCTAACTTGCTTGCTAGGTCGAGAGACCCAAAAAAATACAATTAGAAATCGGAGTTACTATGTGTGGAATTGTAGGCGCGGTTGCGCAACGCGATGTTGCTGAAATTTTGTTACAAGGATTACAACGACTAGAGTACCGAGGATACGATTCGGCTGGTGTTGCGGTTATCGATGCCAATTCGAATATTCAGCGTTTACGTAAAGTTGGTAAAGTTCAGAACTTAGCCGACAGCATAGACTTGACTGCGTTTTCAGGAGGTACAGGGCTGGCTCATACTCGTTGGGCGACTCACGGTGAACCCTCTGAAGCCAATGCACACCCACACATGTCCAACGAACGTATCGCGGTTGTGCACAACGGTATTATTGAAAACCACCAGATATTGCGCGAGAAGCTACAAGCGCAAGGGTATCCATTCCATTCTCAAACGGATACTGAAGTCATCGCGCATCTTGTTGATCTTGAATTGAAGCAAGCCAGTTCATTGATTGAAGCCGTTCAATCTGCTGTGAAGCAGTTAGAAGGGGCTTATGGAATGGTTGTTGTTGATCGAGAGCAACCGGAAAGATTAGTCGTTGCGCGTTCAGGCAGCCCACTGGTTATTGGGCTAGGGGTTGGAGAAAACTTTTTGGCTTCCGATCAATTGGCTTTGTTGAATGTGACACGGCGTTTTATCTTCCTTGAGGAAGGTGATGTCGCAGAAATTACACGTCGTGATGTAAATATTTTCGATGTAAACGGGGAATCGGTCGAGAGAGAAGCGAAAGAGTCTACGGTTGAGCAAGATGCGGCGGATAAAGGTCAATACCGCCATTACATGCAAAAAGAGATACATGAACAACCTGTGGTTCTCAAAGACACACTAGAAGGGCGAGTCACTGGTAACTCTATTCTTTTAGAATCGTTTGGCGCAAATAGCGCAGATATGTTTAACCAAGTTGAACATGTACAGATTGTCGCTTGTGGTACGTCATTTAATGCTGGCATGGTGGCGAAATATTGGTGTGAGTCATTGGCAAAAGTAAGTTGTGACATTGAAATTGCTTCTGAATTTCGATATCGCCCATTTGTTACTCGACCTAACAGCCTCCTCATTACCATCTCTCAATCAGGTGAAACCGCAGATACATTAGCGGCACTTCGCCTCGCAAAAGAGAAAGGTTACATGGCAGCAATGACGATCTGCAACGTGCCGGGTTCCTCTTTGGTTCGCGAATCTGATTTTGCTTTCATGACACGCGCAGGAGCAGAAGTTGGGGTCGCATCAACTAAGGCATTCACAACTCAGCTCGCATCATTACTGATGTTTGTTACCGCATTGGGTAAGCAAAAAGGGACGATAGATCTCGCTAAAGAAGCGGAGATCGTTAAATCTCTTAACGAATTGCCCGTTCAGCTGGAAAACGCACTAACAAGCAATGCGGTTATTGAATCGCTGGCGGAAGATTTTGCAGATAAGCATCATTCTTTATTTTTAGGTCGAGGTGAATTCTTCCCTATCGCTGTTGAAGCGGCACTAAAACTTAAAGAGATTTCCTACATTCACGCTGAAGCTTATGCCGCAGGGGAGCTGAAGCATGGTCCCCTTGCTCTGATTGATGCAGAAATGCCAGTTATTGTTGTAGCGCCAAGCAATGATTTACTTGAAAAAGTTAAATCCAACATCGAAGAGGTACGCGCGCGTGGTGGACAGCTTTATGTCTTTGCTGATGCGGAAGCGGGCTTTGAAGAAAGCGACGGACTGAAAATCGTGACCATGCCACATGTCGACGAGGTGATTGCACCCATTTTCTACACGGTGCCCATGCAGCTGTTGTCTTACCATGTTGCCTTGATTAAAGGGACAGATGTCGATCAGCCTCGTAACCTAGCGAAATCGGTGACGGTCGAATAACGGACTATGCCTTAAGAAAACAAAAGAGCCATCTTTAAACTGATGGCTCTTTTCGTATAATGCAGATTCTATAACTATTAGCTGCTAGTGATCTTTCTATATAAGGCGTCTTTTAGAAAAGCACGTTCACTTTTCATGCGGTGCATTTCATCGTCATCAATAGGAGCATTTCTGAGTTCTAACGTTCTAATCTCCTTATCTAGGGCGATATACTTTTTGTTCTCTTCCGCAAATTCAGCATCGGACTGCATCAGTTCTACAATTGTCGTTTCCAACTCAGGAAAATCGACGATTAAACTATGATCTTCTCCTAGCATATTTATCACCTCGTCATTTATGGTTGCACAATACTTTTCAAGGTCATACTTGAGTGGCTATTGATAGATTACCTCATACCTGAATCTCTGTTTTGAGTATGAAGGTAAAAATGACTCCTCGGCTTTTAAGCGTGCTCTAAACAAAAAAAGAACCGTCAATGCGGCTCTTTTCCTTTGTGTTTTTTAGGTTGGATTATCTTACTGTTGATCGGAATTGAGGTAAGCTTTCAGCGATATATCGGTCCATGCTCTCGCCTTCTTCAAATAGTCTGCTTGAGATTGAATAATTTCTTTTGCAAGCGCGTCTTTGTTGGCTTGCTCTTGCAGCAACTCATCAGTGGCGCTGAGCATGGCTTTAAGTACCGAAGGCGGGAAATCACGTACTTTGATGTCTGGGTATTCGCTTTTCATTGTTGCCCAGCTATTGGCGTTTGCATCCAATGCTTGGTTATACATATCGAAAGCGGTCACTCGGAATGCCGTTTCTAAAATAACCTGAAGATCTTTAGGTAGCTTATCCCACACTCTTTTATTCACTAGAAATTGGGTTTCACTTCCAGGCTCATGCCATGCTGAATAGTAGTAAGGGGCAATTTTCTGAAAACCCATACGTAAATCGAATGCCGGCCCGACCCATTCGAGCGCATCAATTGTGCCTCGTTCTAATGAAGTATAAAGCTCACCTGGTGCGATATTGGTTGGTTTTGCGCCAATTCGAGCCATCACCTCGCCTGCAAACCCTGGAATGCGGATCTTTAAGCCTTTTAGATCGTCGACGGAATTGATTTCTTTTTTAAACCAGCCACCCATTTGAATATCGGAATTGCCGCCGGGGAAAGAAAGCAAGTTATGAGGAGTGTAAACCTTTTGCATGAGCTCCATGCCTCCGCCTCGGTAAAACCATGCGTATTGCTCTGTAGACATCATGCCAAATGGCATAGAAGAGAAATACAATGTATTTGGCACTTTACCTTTCCAGTAATACGAGCTGGAATGACCCAGATCGTATTGACCTGATTTGACCATATCAAAAATGCCCAGGGGTGCTTTGTGCTTGTTTGCCGAGTCCACGCGAATATCGAGGCGACCATTGGACATTTCTTTTGCCAATTTCGCCATATTTTTAGTGGCGTCTCCAAGTATTGGGGTATTCGGTCCCCAAGTTTCAGCCAACTTTAATCGGTAGATCTTTTCAGCGGCACTTGCACTTAACGGTAAAGATATTGCGGCTAAGGCAATGAGCACTTTGGAGGCACACTGTTTTATTGTCATTGTTATTCATCCTGTTCCATGGTTTTTAGCCAGCATAAAGACAAATAATGAAAAATAAAAATAATGCGCTAGAGCTTTGATTAATTGATTATTCTTACGAATTCTGTTTGGTAAGGAGATAAAGGTAATTGTGCTAGAAAGGGTGGGGTATCAAGCCAGAATATCGTGCTTAATTAGTGCTTTATGTGGAATTTAAAGTGATATAAACATCACTTTTAAGGTAAGTTGCCCCTCAGGAAAATGAGAGGCACTGCATCAGTTTAGGCTAAAGTCGGGTTCATCCCCGGACAAGTACCTCTAAGGATGACATCTTCGAACGCGAGCTCATCGGCATCTGAAGGTGCTTTTAGAGTTACAAAGCTGCTAGCTGAAGCTGTAAACTCAAAAGCTCCGTCAACTTTACCCGCGGCGCACTGTGTCATCTCTTCTTGTGACAATTCTTCAATTTGTGACTCAACAAAATTTGAAAAAAATGGAGTGTTCTTACTCATGTTAAATTCCTTTTAGTTTTATAACTTACTGATTAATAGTCATAATCAGTGCGTATTTTTCTGTGAAAGCAAAAAAAAATAAAGGAAAAAATGCGACTTTTTCTCATTGATTGAAAAACTTCGCCCGAGTTCAAACTAGAATGAATGCCATTAAGTAATAGGTAAAGACGAAAGTTATCGCCGCCTTAAATTTCAAATTTAATACTCCACCTTATTGACTTGTAATACAAAATCTTGACCTTGCTCTCGAGTCACGCTGCCAGAAACATAAGCTGGAAAGTAGTTACCTTTGTTGTCGGGAACACCAACCTTGGCATTGTTGAAAGTACAGTTGACTGGTGTTTTTTCTGTGATTGGAGAGGCTGATATACAGTTTCTGACCAATTCTCTTTTGTTATTAATCACACCATCAGTAGGCTCGCTACAGTATCGAGTGTCTATATTCGCAACCTGTATATCTGCGATGGATTTAGGCGAGCTCTCCGTAATTTTTACTGAGGTAGGTAAAGCTACTGTACATTGAAGGGGAAGTTCCGCTAAGTACATGGCTTCTGAACTTGAAGGTCTAAAATCTTGGTAACTACTGCCACTTCCAATAGCAACGACAGAATAGAGCTCTACCTTGTTTATGGTGGTATTCACGAATTCTGGTTTGCTCTCCTCGACCCATTTTTGATATGACTCGACTGGTGGGAGATCGTATTGAACTCGAAGGGTGGGTTTAAAATAAAACTGCTCGCCCGTAGCTAAGTTACCTTGCGACTCTCCTTCCCAAATATGGTAGGCATAACCGCTTAATGCATCCAGGGTTTGCTGACATTGGGCTGAACTAGAGGTTAATGTCGTATCCACCGATCCGCTGAAGGAGCTAGGGTGAACTCTAGAAAGGATTCTTGATTGCTGATCTTGTGTTCCCCAATAAGAACTGACCAATTCGGTGTTGCTATAACCTCTATTTAAGTGAATTTCGCCACAATTGCTTTTGGCTGTGGGGTGAGTGGAAGAGTTGGTATCCCCGCTTCCACCACCACAACCGACTAACACAATACTTGAGAAAGATGCCGCTATAACCGCCTTATTCACTCTATACCCTTAATTTGTTGAATATAAAAATTAAGGGGACAATATCAACCATAAGAGCTTAATGGCATATAAATGAGAATGATTACACTTTGTTGCTTTTAAAAATCACACCATTCTCAAGTTAGCTGCATGTAGGCTGAAGGCTGAGAGTATCTTCTGCAACATCTTCAATCAGTTGCTCTAACAGTTCGGTGTTATCGATCATGTGTCCTGTAATGATGAGATGTGCATGCTTAGCTGAATTCGCAAGCCCATACTTGCGCCATACGGCTTCTGTAGGTGTTGGGAATACCACAATAACAGAGTTTGGGTTACACCAAGCCGCAACGCCTTTGTTCTGAAGTTTTTCTACGGCGTATTCGGCCAACCTAAGGCAGCGTTTAACGCGCAATTCTTTTTCCTGTTCAGTACTACTTTTGATGGCATGCCACATCATTAATGGTGTTAATCCATTACGGGATCCTGTAATGGTTTTGTCGATAGCGACAATGTAATCCACGGCAACGCTGATATTGTCTACGTAGGATTTCTTGGTGAGTACAATGCCACAAGGAATAGGAGCCCCAATCATTTTATGACCAGAAACAGAAATGGAGTCGATGCCATCAGAGAAGCAGTATTGCTGTGGGGTGTCGACAAAAGGTAGGATCATGCCATGAAAAGCCGCGTCAGCATGAAGGTAGTATTCGTCCCTTTGGAAGCCTGCATTCGATAAGATGCGCTTAATTTTGCTGAGGTCATCCGTAGCGCCGTACAGGGTTGTGCCAATATTAGCGAATATTATTGGGTTGGCTTTTCCATTCGAAGCAATGTGTTTTTCAAGATCGCTGTAATCCATTTCGCCATTTGGAAGGCTTTTTACGACTCGGTGTTCAATTCTTAATAGGCGAACGATTTTTGCGACAGAGTAGTGCGTATCTTCCGAGAAATACAAGATGCCGTTGGGGAACATTTCGCGCGCTAGATAGCACCCATACATATTGCCTTCCGTACCACCATTGGTCACGTATCCCCAAGACTCATCAAAGGGCAATTGAAACTTATCTGCAAAATACGCCATCACTTCTTTTTCGAAGTAAAAAGAATTCAATCGGTAGTTTGATGTTTCAGCCCAATCTCCACAGTTATTAAATGAAAACTGCCAGAATTCATCGAGATCTTTGTAATTAAAGTCTGCTGCAACAGGGTAGCCAATATTGTTGTATTGGTGTGTTTTGCAGTATTCAAAGAATTCTTGAAGCGTTTGCTGGTCCTGAGGAGATAATGCCATTTATATACATCCATTTACATATGTGCGTGCGTCTAGTAAAGATGCTAGCAATTGATGTAAGAGTGAACAATAAATGTAACTTGATTGACATATCTCTATTTGAGTTGGCTGTGTAAAGTTATTTTTACGGCGTTTAAGCCGGACGCCTGGCATCCGGCTTAGTATTGATTCTTCAATGTTATTTGCACTTAATTATGCTCGCTTAAGGCGTGTCTTTTTAGATAGCGCTGCGCGTTTTCTCGCCCCATATACCTCGCCAATGTTTTTATTGGTACATTTCGAAGATCAACAAGGATTAACCCATCAAGCGCATTGTTGAATGCAGGATCGACGTTGAAGCTGACTAATTTTCCGTTGAGAGCAAGATACTGGCGCAGCAATACTGGTAGCGTCTTCCCATCATCTATTCTAGCGATCACTCTAGAGAGAAGTTGAAGATCTCCTAGGGCTGCAAGCAAACTGGGGTTCCACACACTGCTTTCATCTTTTAGAGGGTTAGTGGGTTTAACATAATGCGCGCTATCTGTATCGTAATGGTGCATTGTCATCGTTTCAGCAAGTAGCTTTCTTGCTTTGTCACTGTAATCGTTACTGATACTCACTGGACCAAAAAGGTGGGTGTATTCAGGGTTTCGCTGAATGTATGTTCCGATCCCTTTCCATAACAACAATAAAGCGCTCATACTGCGTTGGTAATCCTTGGCGATAACCGAACGCCCCATCTCAATACATTTGCCGTTTTTGCTCATTTTTTGAATGAATCGGTGTTTATACTGGAACAGGGTTCGAGAGTAGAGTGCATTGAGCCCACCGTTTTGCATTAGGTGATCAACAACCCCAAGGCGATAGGCACCTACTAAGCACTTTTTATCGTTATCCCAAACAAACAAGTGCAGATACTCCTTATCAAAGGCATCTAAATCTAGCTCTCGCCCCGTGCCTTCCCCTACCAACCGAAAATTCTCTTCTCTCATTCGACCGATTTCATGTAAAAGGGCTGGGATACGTTTTGAATGGCAACAATATACGGAGAATTGATTACTATCCAAAAGGTGCGTTTCATCTGGAAGGCTTTTCAGGTCGTTTAATAGCTCGTTTACTGGGAGCTGAGGCGCAATTGGAGTGGCATTACTATATATCTCTCCGGTTGTTGAAGGAGAGGTGTAGTGCTTAATTGAATTTGCTGGTTTCAAAAGATAAGTATTTAGGCGCAGATAATTGATCAGCTGAGAGTCACAAAGGGAGTGAACTTCTTTGTACTGAATGGCGTCGCCAATGCTGATTCCGATATTACATTGACGTTTGTTCAGTAGCTCTCGTCCTAGCATTAGCGTACGGAGCAAGGGATGAATCTTTCCAGCCATGTAGAAACGACGAGAGTTTTGACCATCAATAAAACATGGCACTGTGACAGCTTTGTTCTTTTTGATGAGAGAACTGACAGAACGACTCCACTCTTTGTCTTGTATTTGCGCTTTTGTCCGTCTTCTTTCTATCTGAGACACCTCTCCCGCAGGGAAAACGAGCAGTATCCCTTCATTAGCTAAATGCCGGTGTGCCTGGCGCAATGCTTTGAGGTTTGCTTTATGAGCTTCTCGACCTTCAAATACATCCACACCAATGAATAGCTTATCCAATTCTGGCACCGTTTTAAGATACTGGTTTGCCAAAATTTGAACATCAGATCGAATTGTCAGAAGAAGCTCTGCCAGTATTACCCCTTCGACACACCCAAGTGGATGATTAGCAACCACAACGGTTGCCCCCGATTTCGGAACTTTTTCTAATGTGCCTTGCAATAGCTGATATTCAATCCCCAATTTCTCCAATGTGAAACGAAGGAATTGCGCGGTATCACATCCTACTGGACGTTGAGCATAGAATTTGTCGAGTTGATTGAGCCCTGTTGCCCATTCTGCAACGGCTTCACCAATTCCAAATGGGGTTTTCCTTGGGATTTTGAATGGACTGCTTACTGTCATGCGAACCTCTAATCAATTTTAAAAGCGTAGGTATGGGGGAGTTCAGCCATTTACATCTCATGCGCTTTAACTACCCAATCCATTGATGAACCGACTAATTAAGGCACTTGATCGAACGAACCTTACGCCTGCACATTTATGGAGGAGACA is a genomic window containing:
- the glmS gene encoding glutamine--fructose-6-phosphate transaminase (isomerizing) encodes the protein MCGIVGAVAQRDVAEILLQGLQRLEYRGYDSAGVAVIDANSNIQRLRKVGKVQNLADSIDLTAFSGGTGLAHTRWATHGEPSEANAHPHMSNERIAVVHNGIIENHQILREKLQAQGYPFHSQTDTEVIAHLVDLELKQASSLIEAVQSAVKQLEGAYGMVVVDREQPERLVVARSGSPLVIGLGVGENFLASDQLALLNVTRRFIFLEEGDVAEITRRDVNIFDVNGESVEREAKESTVEQDAADKGQYRHYMQKEIHEQPVVLKDTLEGRVTGNSILLESFGANSADMFNQVEHVQIVACGTSFNAGMVAKYWCESLAKVSCDIEIASEFRYRPFVTRPNSLLITISQSGETADTLAALRLAKEKGYMAAMTICNVPGSSLVRESDFAFMTRAGAEVGVASTKAFTTQLASLLMFVTALGKQKGTIDLAKEAEIVKSLNELPVQLENALTSNAVIESLAEDFADKHHSLFLGRGEFFPIAVEAALKLKEISYIHAEAYAAGELKHGPLALIDAEMPVIVVAPSNDLLEKVKSNIEEVRARGGQLYVFADAEAGFEESDGLKIVTMPHVDEVIAPIFYTVPMQLLSYHVALIKGTDVDQPRNLAKSVTVE
- a CDS encoding DeoR/GlpR family DNA-binding transcription regulator produces the protein MSKRNTQLRRHAISKLVEECGEVSVEELSHQFETSEVTIRKDLATLEQSGLLLRRYGGAIALPKETVHDDFQSKVSVRKVKLAQAAAKLIRDHNRIVIDSGSTTGALIQQLNEKKGLVVMTNSLNVANSLNELESEPTLLMTGGTWDTHSESFQGQVAESVLRAYDFDQLFIGADGIDLDRGTTSFNELLGLSKVMADVSREVIVMVESEKIGRKIPNLELPWKEIDVLVTDDQVKAESVAIIESHNVKVIQVS
- a CDS encoding TRAP transporter substrate-binding protein; this translates as MTIKQCASKVLIALAAISLPLSASAAEKIYRLKLAETWGPNTPILGDATKNMAKLAKEMSNGRLDIRVDSANKHKAPLGIFDMVKSGQYDLGHSSSYYWKGKVPNTLYFSSMPFGMMSTEQYAWFYRGGGMELMQKVYTPHNLLSFPGGNSDIQMGGWFKKEINSVDDLKGLKIRIPGFAGEVMARIGAKPTNIAPGELYTSLERGTIDALEWVGPAFDLRMGFQKIAPYYYSAWHEPGSETQFLVNKRVWDKLPKDLQVILETAFRVTAFDMYNQALDANANSWATMKSEYPDIKVRDFPPSVLKAMLSATDELLQEQANKDALAKEIIQSQADYLKKARAWTDISLKAYLNSDQQ
- a CDS encoding histidine decarboxylase translates to MALSPQDQQTLQEFFEYCKTHQYNNIGYPVAADFNYKDLDEFWQFSFNNCGDWAETSNYRLNSFYFEKEVMAYFADKFQLPFDESWGYVTNGGTEGNMYGCYLAREMFPNGILYFSEDTHYSVAKIVRLLRIEHRVVKSLPNGEMDYSDLEKHIASNGKANPIIFANIGTTLYGATDDLSKIKRILSNAGFQRDEYYLHADAAFHGMILPFVDTPQQYCFSDGIDSISVSGHKMIGAPIPCGIVLTKKSYVDNISVAVDYIVAIDKTITGSRNGLTPLMMWHAIKSSTEQEKELRVKRCLRLAEYAVEKLQNKGVAAWCNPNSVIVVFPTPTEAVWRKYGLANSAKHAHLIITGHMIDNTELLEQLIEDVAEDTLSLQPTCS
- a CDS encoding lysophospholipid acyltransferase family protein, which translates into the protein MTVSSPFKIPRKTPFGIGEAVAEWATGLNQLDKFYAQRPVGCDTAQFLRFTLEKLGIEYQLLQGTLEKVPKSGATVVVANHPLGCVEGVILAELLLTIRSDVQILANQYLKTVPELDKLFIGVDVFEGREAHKANLKALRQAHRHLANEGILLVFPAGEVSQIERRRTKAQIQDKEWSRSVSSLIKKNKAVTVPCFIDGQNSRRFYMAGKIHPLLRTLMLGRELLNKRQCNIGISIGDAIQYKEVHSLCDSQLINYLRLNTYLLKPANSIKHYTSPSTTGEIYSNATPIAPQLPVNELLNDLKSLPDETHLLDSNQFSVYCCHSKRIPALLHEIGRMREENFRLVGEGTGRELDLDAFDKEYLHLFVWDNDKKCLVGAYRLGVVDHLMQNGGLNALYSRTLFQYKHRFIQKMSKNGKCIEMGRSVIAKDYQRSMSALLLLWKGIGTYIQRNPEYTHLFGPVSISNDYSDKARKLLAETMTMHHYDTDSAHYVKPTNPLKDESSVWNPSLLAALGDLQLLSRVIARIDDGKTLPVLLRQYLALNGKLVSFNVDPAFNNALDGLILVDLRNVPIKTLARYMGRENAQRYLKRHALSEHN
- a CDS encoding microviridin/marinostatin family tricyclic proteinase inhibitor; translation: MSKNTPFFSNFVESQIEELSQEEMTQCAAGKVDGAFEFTASASSFVTLKAPSDADELAFEDVILRGTCPGMNPTLA
- a CDS encoding YdcH family protein, which produces MLGEDHSLIVDFPELETTIVELMQSDAEFAEENKKYIALDKEIRTLELRNAPIDDDEMHRMKSERAFLKDALYRKITSS